The Streptomyces sp. NBC_01142 genomic interval CGGAGGTGCCGAGGCTGAGCGCCGGGTGGTCCAGCAACCCCGCGCCGCCGAGCCCGAGGCCGACCGCGGCGGCCATGTTGTCGCCGGTGCCGGCGGCGACCGCGATGCCTGCCGGCAGACCGAGCTCCTCGGCGGCCGCGGCGGTGAGCGAGCCGACGCGGGCGGCGCCGGTGGCGGCCACCGGGGGCAGCAGGTCGACGTCCAGGCCGATGAGTCGCAGGAGTTCGGGGTCGTACGCACCGGTGGCGGTGGAGTACCAGCAGGTGCCCGAGGCGTCCCCGGGGTCGGTGGCCGCGGTGCCCGTCAGCCGTTCGGTGAGGAAGTCGTGGGGGAGACGGACCGCGGCCGCAGCCTCGGCCGCCCGGGGCTCGTGCTCGCGCAGCCACTGCCACTTGGCGGCGGTCATCGAGGCGACCGGCACCGATCCGGTGCGGGCCGTCCAGGCGTCCGGGCCGCCGAGCGCCTCGGTGAGGGCGGCTGCCTGCGGGGCCGAACGGGTGTCGTTCCACAGCAGCGCCGGCCTCACCGGCCGCCCGGAGCGGTCGAGGACGACCAGGCCGTGCTGCTGTCCGGCGACCGCGATACCCCGTACGGCGGACGCGGGCAGGCCCGACTCCTTGAGCCCGGTGGCGACGGCCTCACGCAGCGCGTACCACCACACCTCGGGGTCGCTCTCGCGGGCGCCGCCCTCACCGCCGACCTGGTGCGGGGCCCGGCCGACGGCAAGCAGCCGACCGGTCTCGGCGTCGGTGAACGCCGCCTTGGCGGACTGGGTCGAACTGTCCACACCGATGACGACCGTGTGCGTCTGCATTGCCTCACCGCTCCCTCCGGGCCATTTTGGCGTAC includes:
- the xylB gene encoding xylulokinase; the protein is MQTHTVVIGVDSSTQSAKAAFTDAETGRLLAVGRAPHQVGGEGGARESDPEVWWYALREAVATGLKESGLPASAVRGIAVAGQQHGLVVLDRSGRPVRPALLWNDTRSAPQAAALTEALGGPDAWTARTGSVPVASMTAAKWQWLREHEPRAAEAAAAVRLPHDFLTERLTGTAATDPGDASGTCWYSTATGAYDPELLRLIGLDVDLLPPVAATGAARVGSLTAAAAEELGLPAGIAVAAGTGDNMAAAVGLGLGGAGLLDHPALSLGTSGTVFAASRTRPASAALAGFAAADGTYLPLACTLNCTLAVDKVATLLGLHRDAAEAGGEVVLLPYLDGERTPDLPAASGLLTGLRHTTTRQQLLGAAYEGAVVTVLRALDEVLHACGLDPSGPEAATRPLRLIGGGARGRHWVETVRRLSGRPLLIPASAELVALGAAALAAGAATGEDPVALAAGWQGGNATELPPVARDMETWERVNDVLGRATPTLLT